From one uncultured Paludibacter sp. genomic stretch:
- a CDS encoding conserved hypothetical protein (Evidence 4 : Unknown function but conserved in other organisms), whose amino-acid sequence MGFLYKTVILYRFFGISLQKKLIMKKGLILLFIAFSASISAQNFQVHYDFGKNRNYVTTTFEMFKPDKWGNTFIFVDFDYNTGNXNHPALAYMEIARCFTLGKSPLSAQIEYNGGLLMNNTQNQNDFSYPGYPINNAYLTGLDYGWHSKDFTKFLNFKVLYKYIAGKNPASFQLTGVWNLDFFNKKMSLNGFADFWREDNTNFYNAKGENITPVDTKFVFLSEPQIWYNFTPHLSLGSEWEFGANFGTVYGLKICPTLGAKWTF is encoded by the coding sequence GTGGGTTTTCTTTATAAAACAGTGATTTTATATCGTTTTTTTGGAATATCTTTGCAAAAAAAATTAATTATGAAAAAAGGACTTATTTTATTATTTATTGCATTTTCTGCGAGTATTTCAGCGCAAAACTTTCAGGTACATTATGATTTTGGTAAAAATAGAAATTACGTTACTACCACATTTGAAATGTTTAAACCTGATAAGTGGGGAAATACATTTATTTTTGTAGATTTTGATTATAATACTGGAAATCNAAATCATCCTGCGTTGGCATATATGGAAATTGCACGTTGTTTTACTTTGGGGAAATCACCATTGAGCGCACAAATAGAATATAATGGTGGCTTGTTGATGAATAATACACAAAATCAGAATGATTTTTCATATCCGGGTTATCCTATCAATAATGCATATCTCACAGGACTTGATTATGGATGGCACAGTAAAGATTTTACAAAATTTTTGAATTTTAAAGTACTTTATAAATACATTGCAGGAAAAAATCCGGCTTCATTTCAACTTACCGGCGTTTGGAATCTTGATTTTTTCAACAAAAAAATGTCATTGAATGGTTTTGCCGATTTTTGGAGAGAAGATAATACTAATTTTTACAATGCTAAGGGAGAAAATATCACGCCGGTTGATACAAAATTTGTATTTCTTTCCGAGCCTCAGATTTGGTATAACTTTACTCCGCACCTTTCACTAGGTTCAGAATGGGAATTTGGAGCAAATTTTGGAACTGTTTACGGATTAAAAATCTGCCCTACCTTAGGAGCTAAATGGACATTTTAA
- a CDS encoding Peptidase M28 — protein MKNVLFVFIALLFSTCGNAKKSTEKANNERQISVPLFSADSAYLYVKQQVDFGPRVPNTKQHVECGNYLEKQLAGFGAKITIQNADLTAFDGAILKSKNIIGSYNPDAEARILLFAHWDTRPWADNDPNKKNHKTPILGANDGASGVGILLEIARNLGKQNPTVGVDIAFFDAEDYGNISGNEDSWCLGTQYWAKNPHVQGYKAKYGILLDMVGAPKATFYREQISDYYAQNVVDKIWXQASALGFGQYFVNEAGGAITDDHVYVNKLAGIPSVDIIQYDRNTPTGFGSYWHTINDTMENIDKNTLQAVGTTLLNVIYNE, from the coding sequence ATGAAAAATGTTTTATTTGTCTTCATTGCACTTTTGTTTTCCACTTGCGGGAACGCAAAAAAATCTACAGAAAAAGCAAATAACGAACGGCAGATTTCGGTTCCTCTGTTTTCAGCAGATTCAGCATATTTATATGTAAAGCAACAAGTGGATTTTGGCCCGCGCGTGCCAAACACCAAGCAGCACGTTGAGTGTGGGAATTATTTAGAAAAGCAACTTGCTGGATTTGGAGCGAAAATAACCATCCAAAATGCAGATTTAACCGCTTTCGATGGTGCAATTTTGAAATCAAAAAACATTATCGGGAGTTATAATCCGGATGCTGAAGCTCGAATTTTACTTTTTGCACATTGGGACACACGTCCTTGGGCTGATAATGATCCTAACAAAAAAAATCATAAAACTCCTATTTTGGGCGCAAATGATGGAGCAAGTGGCGTAGGAATTTTGCTTGAAATTGCAAGAAATCTTGGGAAACAAAATCCCACCGTAGGAGTAGATATTGCTTTTTTTGATGCAGAAGACTATGGAAATATCTCGGGAAATGAAGATTCCTGGTGTCTCGGAACGCAATATTGGGCGAAAAATCCACACGTTCAAGGTTACAAAGCAAAATACGGAATTTTATTAGATATGGTTGGCGCTCCGAAAGCAACATTTTACCGAGAGCAAATTTCAGATTATTACGCTCAAAATGTTGTGGATAAAATTTGGANGCAAGCGTCTGCTCTTGGTTTTGGACAGTATTTTGTGAATGAAGCAGGCGGAGCCATTACCGACGATCATGTGTATGTTAATAAATTAGCCGGAATTCCTTCTGTCGACATTATTCAATACGATAGAAATACACCCACAGGTTTTGGTAGTTATTGGCATACAATAAATGATACGATGGAGAATATTGATAAAAATACATTGCAAGCTGTGGGAACCACACTTTTGAATGTAATTTATAATGAATAA
- the proB gene encoding Glutamate 5-kinase has translation MKFKKIAIKVGSNVLTRADGTLDITRMSAIVDQVAYLHKKGIQIVLISSGAVASGRSVMGISKKMDTVDQRQLFSTIGQAKLINHYWELFREHNIIVGQVLTTKDNFSSRRLYLNQRNCIELMLENNVIPIVNENDAVSVTELMFTDNDELSGLVASMVGAEALIILSNIDGIFTGSPSDSNSKVIREIKKGENIADYIQSSKSTFGRGGMQTKTNIARKIADEGIEVFIANGKKDNILLQLIKNESNVIYTHFVASKSEVSSVKKWIAHSDDFAKGEIHINKNAELALVGEKAVSLLPVGVTSISGNFEKDDIVKVLNENGKVIGMGKTQYSSEKAQQIIGKKNQKPIIHYDYLYLE, from the coding sequence ATGAAGTTTAAGAAGATTGCCATAAAAGTAGGAAGTAATGTGCTCACACGCGCGGACGGAACATTGGATATCACCCGTATGTCTGCCATTGTAGATCAGGTTGCATATCTTCATAAAAAAGGAATTCAAATCGTGTTGATTTCTTCGGGCGCGGTAGCTTCAGGAAGAAGTGTGATGGGAATTTCTAAAAAAATGGATACCGTTGACCAACGTCAACTTTTTTCTACCATTGGGCAGGCAAAATTGATAAATCATTATTGGGAACTTTTTCGCGAACATAATATTATAGTAGGTCAAGTTCTTACCACAAAAGATAATTTCAGCAGCCGGAGATTGTACTTAAATCAAAGAAATTGCATTGAGTTGATGTTGGAAAACAATGTGATTCCGATTGTAAATGAAAACGATGCGGTTTCGGTTACAGAATTAATGTTTACCGATAACGATGAACTTTCGGGATTGGTAGCTTCGATGGTTGGAGCGGAAGCGTTGATTATTTTAAGTAATATCGACGGAATTTTCACCGGTTCTCCTTCCGATTCTAATTCAAAAGTGATACGTGAAATTAAAAAAGGAGAAAACATTGCCGATTATATTCAATCTTCCAAATCGACGTTTGGCAGGGGCGGAATGCAAACAAAAACCAATATAGCAAGAAAAATTGCCGATGAGGGCATAGAAGTGTTTATTGCAAACGGGAAAAAAGACAATATTTTGCTTCAATTAATTAAAAATGAGTCGAATGTAATTTATACTCATTTTGTTGCATCCAAATCAGAAGTTTCGAGCGTAAAAAAATGGATTGCGCACAGCGATGATTTTGCAAAGGGCGAAATTCATATCAATAAAAACGCGGAATTAGCTCTGGTGGGAGAAAAAGCGGTAAGTTTACTTCCGGTAGGAGTTACTTCTATTTCAGGAAATTTTGAAAAAGATGATATTGTAAAAGTGCTGAATGAAAACGGAAAAGTAATAGGGATGGGTAAAACGCAGTATAGCAGCGAAAAAGCACAACAAATCATCGGGAAAAAGAACCAAAAACCGATTATTCATTACGATTATTTGTATTTGGAGTAG
- a CDS encoding transposase, protein MNIGKYVYAQIVEVLPQRFFDNLVMKYNGNKYVKHFTCWNQLLVMIFGQLTNRDSLRDLIVAIDAHSKKSYHLGFGKSVTRSNLSKANENRDYRIFEEFAYYLIDVARQKRNNSDFEIKGKVYAFDSTTIDLCLSVFWWAKFRKNKGGIKIHTLYDITTQIPVFIHITTASVNDMNAMDVIPYEVGAYYIFDRGYVDFTRLYKITQLDSYFVIRAKKNLQFDVSTSNEVDESTGVLSDQTGFLKGYFPSKYYPEKLRRVAFYDKDMNRTFIFLTNNFELSAVQIALLYKNRWQIELFFKWIKQHLKIKSFWGTSENAVRIQIYCAIIAYCIVTIVGHNLQIDRSTYEILQILGISLLDKTPINELFTNIDTSDVKEQNYKQLSLSLF, encoded by the coding sequence ATGAATATAGGCAAATATGTATATGCACAAATCGTTGAGGTTTTACCACAGAGGTTTTTCGATAATCTTGTTATGAAGTATAATGGCAACAAATATGTAAAACATTTCACTTGTTGGAATCAACTTCTGGTAATGATTTTTGGTCAATTAACCAATCGTGATAGTTTGCGTGATCTTATAGTTGCAATTGATGCACACAGCAAGAAAAGTTACCATCTCGGTTTCGGTAAAAGTGTTACCCGTAGTAATCTTTCAAAGGCAAACGAGAATCGGGATTATAGAATCTTTGAGGAGTTTGCTTATTATCTGATTGATGTTGCCAGACAAAAGCGAAACAATAGTGATTTTGAGATAAAAGGTAAAGTTTACGCCTTCGATTCAACAACTATCGATTTGTGTCTGTCGGTATTCTGGTGGGCTAAATTCAGAAAGAACAAAGGAGGAATAAAAATCCACACGCTTTATGATATAACCACTCAAATACCTGTATTTATACACATTACAACTGCATCGGTAAACGATATGAACGCAATGGATGTAATCCCATACGAGGTTGGAGCTTACTATATCTTCGACAGAGGATATGTTGATTTTACCCGACTCTATAAGATTACTCAACTGGATTCATACTTTGTAATAAGAGCTAAAAAGAATCTTCAGTTTGATGTATCAACTTCTAATGAGGTAGATGAATCTACCGGAGTTTTAAGTGACCAAACCGGATTCTTAAAAGGGTATTTCCCTTCAAAATACTATCCGGAAAAACTACGAAGAGTTGCTTTTTATGACAAAGATATGAATAGAACATTCATCTTTCTGACCAATAACTTTGAACTCTCGGCAGTACAAATTGCGTTGCTTTATAAAAACCGTTGGCAAATAGAATTATTCTTTAAATGGATCAAACAGCATCTCAAAATCAAGTCCTTTTGGGGAACATCTGAAAATGCTGTCAGAATACAAATATATTGTGCAATTATCGCTTATTGTATAGTGACCATTGTGGGACACAATTTACAAATTGACCGTTCAACTTACGAAATTTTACAAATATTAGGAATCTCACTTTTAGATAAAACTCCTATAAATGAGCTATTTACCAATATAGATACCAGCGATGTCAAAGAGCAAAATTATAAACAGCTGTCACTCAGCTTATTTTAA
- a CDS encoding hypothetical protein (Evidence 5 : Unknown function), translating into MKKIIILIFILTIFVIAILTNPNEKQHKELSQQKLEEIVNVEMSKYGLRKDMITCLAYETGQIFGKEILNQNIDSNNYILFSTTNLKWENIAVHLK; encoded by the coding sequence ATGAAAAAAATAATTATTTTGATATTTATCTTAACGATATTTGTTATTGCAATTTTGACTAATCCCAATGAAAAACAACACAAAGAATTATCTCAACAAAAATTAGAAGAAATTGTAAACGTAGAGATGTCGAAATATGGTTTGAGAAAAGATATGATCACTTGTTTGGCTTATGAAACAGGACAAATTTTCGGTAAAGAAATCTTAAACCAAAACATAGATTCTAATAATTATATTCTATTTTCGACGACTAATTTAAAATGGGAAAACATTGCTGTCCACTTAAAATAA
- a CDS encoding tRNA/rRNA methyltransferase (SpoU) — translation MLSKAKIKWINSLSDKKNRDEEXVFVAEGVKLVSELLSVMKCRFLFYTDESLIPVRFMRKLAEKELVSTDELKKISSQKTPQGIIGIFEKPKYNIDFSSLENQLSIALDDIQDPGNLGTIIRLADWFGVKDVFCSLHTADVYNPKTIQATMGAIARVRVHYVSLPEFLKKLSEKIPIHGTFMDGENIYEQDLASNGIIVMGNEGNGISNEISAFISKKLLIPTFPPDAKTSESLNVGIATAITVAEFRRRIKY, via the coding sequence ATGCTTTCAAAGGCGAAAATAAAATGGATAAATTCACTTTCGGATAAAAAAAACAGAGATGAAGAAANCGTTTTTGTAGCGGAAGGAGTAAAATTAGTTTCGGAACTTCTGTCTGTAATGAAATGCCGTTTTCTGTTTTATACCGATGAGAGTTTAATACCTGTTCGGTTTATGCGAAAACTTGCAGAAAAAGAACTTGTTTCCACTGATGAATTAAAAAAAATATCTTCTCAAAAAACGCCGCAAGGAATCATTGGAATTTTTGAAAAACCAAAATATAATATTGATTTTTCTTCGCTTGAAAATCAATTAAGTATTGCTTTAGATGACATTCAAGATCCGGGAAATTTAGGCACAATTATTCGTTTAGCTGACTGGTTTGGGGTGAAAGATGTGTTCTGTTCGCTTCACACAGCTGATGTTTACAATCCCAAAACCATTCAAGCTACAATGGGAGCAATTGCACGCGTGCGGGTTCATTATGTAAGTTTACCCGAATTTTTGAAAAAGTTATCGGAAAAAATTCCCATTCACGGAACTTTTATGGATGGTGAAAATATTTACGAGCAAGATTTGGCTTCGAACGGAATAATTGTAATGGGAAACGAAGGGAACGGAATTTCCAATGAAATTTCTGCTTTCATCTCTAAAAAATTATTGATACCAACCTTTCCTCCCGATGCAAAAACATCCGAATCGCTTAATGTAGGAATTGCAACAGCCATTACTGTGGCAGAATTTAGACGGAGAATAAAATATTAA
- a CDS encoding Surface antigen (D15) has protein sequence MNRTAHKTMNFQPKKIKYFLFLLAGLFMLSCNTTKYVPNGEYLLNKVKIQSDTKAVSKEDIQNYLRQTPNTKMLGLWRTQLGIYNLSGKDSTKSINRWLKKIGDEPVIYNQELTDVSEREIQKHFVNKGFMNAEVKSEVSYPKEKMINVKYVITSNKPYRLRGYTVNIAQKEIFNIASDTAESLIKTGKLFDSDVLDAERERITKKFRNLGYFNFLKEHLHYYADSTLNTHQIDLVLELNNDIENIKDTLSSPIFKKYTINKIHFYSEADKLLDQPNEKIKLDSVSKGNYEFIYEKKQNLRPNLLIETTHLIPGKFYSDQSVEKTYSSLNSLSAVKYVNIAFQQQDSNKLDTYITLTPNKLQTISADGEITYSAGYWGAGTNINYGHQNAFGGSEAVNAKGRFAYEYQGVGQNAIELGADLGIKFPTFLFPFATTDLKRKIRANTQINTTFSYRKRPKEFTGIIVGGGLKYSWSELSNIKHNFDLIDLSYVRYPWISQEYKDRFFTENSNFKYNFQDHFIMRMGYNGSYTNFNSLNPLKDYSSMNYNVEVAGNTLYALNKLLNNKPVQDGTQSYYTLFNLRFAQYAKFDYNISHHQIFDQNNRIVYHAGIGVAVPYGNASIIPFEKRYFSGGANSVRGWTAYQLGPGTYSDSIKNYINLNTQMGDIKIDLNMEYRGKIFWKLDGALFLDAGNVWTIKNYKEQPGGVFKLGSFFNQFGVAYGTGLRLDFTYFVIRLDLGLKLYNPALSRTERWRIKPTGDDFALNLAIGYPF, from the coding sequence TTGAATCGGACAGCCCACAAAACAATGAATTTCCAACCAAAAAAAATAAAATACTTTCTTTTTTTGTTGGCAGGATTATTTATGTTATCCTGTAATACAACCAAATACGTCCCGAACGGAGAATATTTATTGAACAAGGTAAAAATTCAATCGGATACCAAAGCAGTGTCCAAGGAAGATATTCAAAATTACTTGCGGCAAACACCTAACACAAAAATGCTTGGTTTGTGGCGTACTCAACTCGGAATTTACAATTTATCGGGCAAAGACAGCACAAAAAGTATTAACCGATGGTTAAAAAAAATCGGCGATGAACCTGTAATTTATAATCAGGAACTTACCGATGTCTCTGAAAGAGAAATTCAGAAACACTTTGTTAATAAAGGTTTTATGAATGCCGAAGTAAAAAGCGAGGTTTCTTATCCAAAAGAAAAAATGATAAATGTTAAATACGTCATTACTTCCAATAAACCGTATCGTCTTCGTGGATATACTGTAAATATTGCCCAAAAAGAAATCTTCAATATTGCTTCTGATACCGCCGAGAGTTTAATTAAAACAGGGAAACTTTTCGACAGCGATGTTTTGGATGCAGAAAGAGAACGTATAACAAAAAAGTTTCGTAATTTGGGCTATTTTAACTTTCTTAAGGAACACCTTCATTATTATGCAGATAGCACATTGAACACGCATCAAATAGATTTAGTTCTGGAGTTAAATAATGATATTGAAAATATAAAAGACACTTTGAGTAGTCCCATTTTCAAGAAATATACTATTAACAAAATTCATTTTTACAGCGAAGCCGATAAATTATTGGATCAGCCGAATGAAAAAATTAAATTGGATTCTGTCTCTAAAGGAAACTATGAGTTTATTTATGAAAAAAAACAAAATCTCCGTCCTAATCTACTTATAGAAACCACCCATTTAATTCCGGGTAAATTTTATAGCGATCAATCGGTAGAAAAAACATACAGTTCGCTGAATTCTTTGAGCGCTGTAAAATACGTAAATATTGCTTTTCAACAACAGGACAGCAATAAACTGGATACTTATATAACGCTTACTCCCAATAAATTGCAAACCATATCTGCTGATGGAGAAATAACATATTCTGCAGGATATTGGGGAGCAGGAACCAATATAAATTACGGTCATCAAAATGCTTTTGGAGGTTCAGAGGCAGTAAATGCAAAAGGTCGTTTTGCTTATGAATATCAAGGTGTAGGTCAAAACGCTATAGAACTTGGAGCAGATTTGGGAATAAAATTTCCTACTTTCCTTTTTCCGTTTGCAACTACGGATTTAAAAAGAAAAATTAGGGCAAACACACAAATAAATACTACTTTCAGTTATCGAAAACGCCCAAAAGAATTTACGGGAATTATTGTGGGAGGAGGATTAAAGTACAGTTGGAGCGAACTTTCAAACATTAAACACAACTTTGATTTGATTGATCTAAGTTATGTGCGTTATCCTTGGATTTCGCAAGAATATAAAGACCGGTTTTTTACCGAAAACTCAAACTTCAAATATAATTTTCAAGACCATTTTATAATGCGGATGGGTTACAATGGCTCTTATACGAATTTTAATTCACTAAATCCGTTAAAAGATTATTCTTCAATGAATTATAATGTGGAAGTTGCCGGAAATACCTTGTATGCTTTAAATAAATTACTTAATAACAAACCCGTTCAGGACGGGACACAGTCATATTACACTCTGTTTAATCTTCGTTTTGCTCAATACGCAAAATTTGACTATAACATTTCTCATCACCAGATCTTTGACCAGAATAACCGAATTGTATATCATGCAGGAATTGGAGTTGCCGTTCCTTATGGAAACGCAAGTATTATTCCTTTTGAAAAAAGATATTTTTCAGGAGGTGCAAACAGTGTAAGGGGTTGGACTGCATATCAATTAGGTCCGGGAACGTATTCTGACTCTATCAAAAATTATATCAATTTAAACACTCAAATGGGTGATATTAAAATTGATTTAAATATGGAATATCGTGGGAAAATATTTTGGAAACTGGACGGAGCGTTGTTTTTGGATGCCGGAAACGTTTGGACAATAAAAAATTATAAAGAACAACCCGGAGGTGTCTTCAAATTAGGTTCTTTTTTTAACCAGTTCGGAGTTGCTTATGGTACAGGACTGAGATTGGACTTCACATATTTTGTCATACGTTTAGATTTGGGATTAAAACTTTATAATCCGGCTTTGAGCAGAACAGAGCGATGGAGGATTAAACCCACAGGAGATGATTTTGCTCTGAATTTGGCAATTGGATATCCATTCTAA
- the dtd gene encoding D-tyrosyl-tRNA(Tyr) deacylase: MRLLIQRVIEASVEIDGKIKSEIQKGLLVFVGIENADDEKDIEYLSQKLVSLRIFNDKNGVMNLSVLDVDGEILVVSQFTLHARTRKGNRPSYIDAAKPEISVPLYEKFCDETAFLLGKNVKTGEFGADMKVNLINDGPVTIWMDSKEKQ, encoded by the coding sequence ATGCGATTATTAATACAACGAGTTATAGAAGCATCGGTTGAGATTGATGGTAAAATCAAATCTGAAATTCAAAAAGGGTTGTTGGTTTTTGTAGGAATAGAAAATGCCGATGATGAAAAAGACATCGAGTATTTATCACAAAAATTAGTGAGTCTTCGTATATTTAATGATAAAAATGGAGTGATGAATCTTTCGGTGTTGGATGTTGATGGAGAAATTTTGGTTGTAAGTCAGTTTACGCTTCACGCGCGCACACGCAAAGGAAATCGTCCTTCTTACATTGATGCTGCAAAACCTGAAATTTCAGTACCTTTGTATGAAAAATTTTGTGACGAAACAGCATTTTTACTTGGGAAAAATGTAAAGACAGGCGAATTTGGAGCCGATATGAAAGTTAATTTAATCAATGACGGACCCGTAACAATTTGGATGGATAGTAAAGAAAAACAATGA
- a CDS encoding membrane hypothetical protein (Evidence 5 : Unknown function) — protein sequence MNKGLKILLSIGVFIFLINIINTFIYRFPIDFPSGFLQFVLILFSIISPFLIGVILILNFYKKKGLINRLISLFGLITILLSIPWFFIVIWSSKTADEEKIIFQSLENKNEQILYQYFDEGAIGSHTQEVRIYKFCCGIRYSKVIKETMLNGKWIKFDENQAKDTINFVNYNYNAEH from the coding sequence ATGAATAAAGGATTGAAAATATTACTTAGTATAGGCGTATTCATTTTTTTAATAAACATAATTAATACTTTTATTTATAGATTTCCAATTGATTTCCCAAGTGGATTTTTACAATTTGTATTAATTTTATTTTCAATTATTTCACCTTTTCTTATTGGTGTAATTCTGATCTTGAATTTTTATAAAAAGAAAGGATTAATCAATAGATTGATATCTCTTTTTGGATTAATTACTATTCTTTTATCGATTCCTTGGTTTTTTATTGTAATTTGGTCAAGTAAAACAGCAGATGAAGAGAAAATTATTTTTCAATCATTAGAAAATAAAAATGAACAAATTTTGTATCAATATTTTGATGAAGGTGCGATTGGAAGTCACACACAGGAGGTAAGAATTTATAAATTTTGTTGCGGTATTAGATATTCAAAAGTAATAAAAGAAACTATGTTAAACGGTAAATGGATTAAATTTGACGAAAATCAAGCAAAAGATACGATTAATTTTGTAAACTATAATTATAACGCTGAACATTAA
- a CDS encoding CDP-diacylglycerol/serineO-phosphatidyltransferase encodes MIKQLPNIITSMNLFSGCVGVWFAFNGNYEGAALAIFLSAIFDFLDGMVARLLQAYSEIGKELDSLADVVSFGVVPGAIAFSMLSANGFMLYAFLAFLIPVFSALRLAKFNVDERQSSSFIGLPTPANAIFWAGLALSLSQWLVSHPFILIGIIFFFSYLLVAEIPMFSLKFKNLNWKNNKAQFIFLGGCLLLILLLQQRAIAPLILWYILLSVFQNFIKKPQI; translated from the coding sequence ATGATAAAACAACTTCCCAATATCATCACAAGTATGAACCTGTTTTCAGGTTGTGTCGGCGTGTGGTTTGCTTTTAATGGTAATTACGAAGGAGCCGCTTTAGCTATTTTTTTATCCGCTATTTTCGATTTTTTAGATGGAATGGTTGCAAGGTTATTACAAGCATATTCCGAAATAGGAAAAGAATTGGATTCCTTGGCGGATGTAGTGAGTTTTGGAGTAGTTCCCGGAGCTATCGCCTTTTCTATGCTTTCTGCAAATGGTTTTATGCTTTACGCCTTCTTAGCATTTCTTATTCCGGTTTTTTCGGCGCTGAGATTAGCAAAATTTAATGTTGATGAGCGTCAATCTTCGTCCTTTATTGGTTTGCCTACACCTGCCAACGCTATTTTTTGGGCAGGTTTGGCTTTGTCTTTATCGCAATGGCTTGTGTCTCATCCTTTTATTTTAATCGGAATAATTTTCTTTTTTTCTTATTTATTGGTAGCGGAAATTCCAATGTTTTCACTGAAATTTAAAAATCTGAATTGGAAAAACAATAAAGCTCAATTCATTTTCCTTGGCGGTTGTCTGTTGTTGATTTTATTGTTGCAGCAAAGAGCAATAGCTCCTCTGATTTTATGGTACATTCTTTTGTCCGTGTTTCAAAATTTTATCAAAAAACCACAAATATAA
- a CDS encoding Protein involved in gliding motility GldA, translated as MSIEISNISKTYGTQQVLKNISFKIGSGEIVGFLGPNGAGKTTTMRILAGSLNYDGGSAKICETDVKENPLETKKNVGYLPEQNPLYTDMYVREYLLFVAETYKLGKEKRKRVEELIDLVGLRNECKKKIGQLSKGYRQRVGLAQALIHNPEVLILDEPTTGLDPNQLVEIRNLIKEIGKNRTVLFSTHIMQEIEAVCNRVIIISKGEIVADYPDVKEISTFGKNEFHLEVEFSDKLEKDALKSIKSIKNIQTKDEKTFTLTSEKDIRSNIFDFAVKTNNKILTLKPLGKKMEEVFRELTK; from the coding sequence ATGTCTATTGAAATTTCCAACATATCCAAAACTTACGGAACGCAACAGGTATTAAAAAATATCAGTTTCAAAATTGGCAGTGGTGAAATTGTGGGTTTTTTAGGTCCAAACGGAGCGGGCAAAACTACTACTATGCGAATTTTAGCAGGCAGCTTGAATTACGATGGTGGCAGCGCAAAAATTTGCGAAACTGATGTAAAAGAAAATCCGTTGGAAACGAAAAAAAACGTAGGTTACTTGCCGGAGCAAAATCCACTTTATACAGATATGTATGTAAGGGAATATCTGCTCTTTGTGGCTGAAACATATAAACTCGGAAAAGAAAAAAGGAAACGCGTAGAAGAACTCATTGATTTGGTTGGTTTGCGGAACGAGTGTAAGAAAAAAATCGGACAGCTTTCAAAAGGATATCGCCAGCGTGTAGGATTGGCGCAAGCGTTAATTCATAATCCCGAAGTATTGATTTTGGACGAACCAACCACAGGTTTAGACCCAAATCAGTTGGTTGAAATACGGAATTTGATAAAAGAAATTGGTAAAAACCGTACCGTGCTTTTTAGTACGCACATTATGCAGGAAATTGAAGCCGTTTGCAACCGGGTAATCATTATCAGCAAAGGTGAGATTGTAGCAGATTATCCCGATGTGAAAGAAATCTCCACATTTGGCAAAAACGAATTTCATTTGGAGGTAGAATTCTCTGACAAGTTAGAGAAAGACGCTTTGAAATCGATAAAATCGATAAAAAACATCCAAACAAAAGACGAAAAAACGTTTACATTAACAAGTGAAAAGGATATACGTTCCAATATATTTGATTTTGCTGTAAAAACGAATAATAAAATTCTTACTTTGAAACCGTTGGGAAAAAAAATGGAAGAAGTATTCAGAGAATTGACAAAATGA
- a CDS encoding hypothetical protein (Evidence 5 : Unknown function) yields the protein METVLQILGVLLLISVFIFLIYHQIRLIYYRHLYTYKKEIRQYLNSKGFKYVNTFYPRNEDWQKSPFNKPPIISVSFIVITPRNFTKTEYLIIIGKTINEKYREFWLEITTTYFSKPILVFRQGQKIKIEQLEEEVTFN from the coding sequence ATGGAAACAGTTTTACAAATACTGGGAGTTTTATTACTTATTTCTGTGTTTATTTTTTTGATTTACCATCAAATAAGGTTAATTTATTACCGTCATTTGTACACGTATAAAAAAGAAATTAGACAATATTTAAATTCCAAAGGCTTCAAATATGTGAATACTTTTTATCCGAGAAATGAGGATTGGCAAAAATCTCCGTTCAATAAGCCACCAATTATCAGCGTAAGTTTCATTGTTATTACACCTCGGAATTTTACTAAGACCGAGTATTTAATTATAATAGGTAAAACAATAAACGAAAAATATAGAGAATTTTGGTTAGAAATTACAACTACCTATTTTAGTAAGCCGATTTTAGTTTTTAGACAGGGTCAAAAAATAAAAATAGAACAATTAGAAGAAGAAGTTACATTCAATTAA